The following coding sequences are from one Acidimicrobiia bacterium window:
- a CDS encoding NAD(P)-binding protein, with protein sequence MAVVGAGIIGLATATAITAQSPGASVVVLDK encoded by the coding sequence GTGGCGGTTGTCGGGGCGGGGATCATCGGGCTGGCGACTGCGACGGCGATCACGGCGCAGAGCCCGGGCGCTTCCGTCGTCGTGCTCGACAAG